One genomic window of Sphingobacterium oryzagri includes the following:
- a CDS encoding transglutaminase domain-containing protein codes for MRLLLTTLLLPFVSIVLGQPAELPPVTMQQLVAATPAFAQDAEALVLLENGRTQLEIVESEQALLVVHDYNVRIKILKKEGVDRANFEIPLYAYGKDFEKIMDIKGFSYNLKNHKIQETALAKDAIFINKESPYRHVARFTLPQVEEGSIIDIQFRILSPDILNFRTWQFQEDIPKVKSVFTAVIPATYQYQVTLRGPYKLTDTKSEVLRDHFVLNGVRNDCSKLTYTMDSIPAFKEEDYMLAAKNYTSAIFFELEQYYLSSGSKIRVTKEWRDVDRELLGEKSFGGQLKKEDIFKEILPALLEGKNTALEKARAIYTYIQKTIRWNDVYGKYAEFGIKESLAQHRGNVGDINLALIAALNAASIPAYPILVSTRSNGLPNNLHPVISDFNYVIGGAEIDGKTVLLDATDALNPFGELPLRCVNEKGRIIYSKKSSEWIPLLNEAPSMVIFSFLGRLDSLQNLKGNLAITYKGLDALRKRNEIVSFPSEEEYLEHMQTRIPNISVVASSIRNVHEIDETLSEQLEIEIPLSDFVHQGVLNFNPILMNSTSKNPFNLTERTYQVDMGSKRYVTHNVHIELPANLQVKSSPKNLNMRLPDEAARYSYQSALEGNRLTFKQTVALNKAIYSVDEYFHLKEFYSRIIQQQHLNFELQKTD; via the coding sequence ATGCGCCTCTTATTAACAACGTTACTGCTACCGTTTGTCAGCATCGTGCTTGGCCAACCCGCGGAATTGCCGCCTGTAACTATGCAACAGCTTGTTGCCGCTACGCCTGCTTTTGCGCAGGATGCCGAAGCTTTGGTCTTACTGGAAAATGGAAGGACACAACTCGAAATTGTCGAATCCGAGCAAGCCCTTTTGGTCGTTCATGACTACAACGTGCGCATCAAAATCCTGAAAAAAGAAGGCGTAGACAGAGCTAATTTCGAAATTCCCCTCTATGCGTACGGCAAGGATTTTGAAAAAATAATGGATATCAAAGGCTTCAGCTATAATCTTAAAAACCACAAAATTCAAGAAACCGCGCTTGCGAAAGACGCCATATTTATCAATAAAGAGTCTCCCTACCGCCATGTAGCAAGATTTACTTTGCCGCAAGTGGAAGAAGGATCGATTATCGATATCCAGTTTAGAATACTTTCGCCTGACATCCTGAATTTTCGTACCTGGCAGTTTCAAGAAGATATTCCGAAAGTAAAAAGTGTATTTACCGCCGTTATTCCGGCAACCTATCAATATCAGGTTACTTTGCGTGGCCCTTACAAACTAACCGACACTAAAAGTGAGGTTTTGCGTGATCACTTTGTGCTCAATGGCGTACGAAATGACTGCTCAAAATTAACCTATACGATGGATAGCATTCCTGCTTTTAAAGAAGAAGACTATATGCTGGCAGCGAAAAATTACACTTCGGCCATTTTTTTTGAGCTGGAACAGTACTACCTGTCCAGCGGCTCAAAAATACGGGTAACCAAAGAATGGCGCGATGTAGACCGTGAGCTGCTCGGCGAAAAATCGTTTGGAGGACAACTGAAAAAAGAAGATATTTTCAAAGAAATCTTACCGGCGCTGCTCGAAGGAAAAAACACAGCGCTCGAAAAAGCGCGCGCTATTTACACGTATATCCAAAAGACCATCAGGTGGAATGATGTGTATGGAAAGTATGCAGAATTTGGGATTAAAGAAAGCTTGGCGCAGCACCGCGGCAATGTGGGCGATATAAACCTTGCCTTGATCGCCGCATTGAATGCCGCATCTATACCGGCCTACCCTATCTTGGTATCGACGCGCTCGAATGGGCTTCCGAACAACTTGCATCCGGTGATTTCCGATTTTAATTACGTCATCGGCGGTGCGGAAATCGATGGAAAAACTGTCCTGCTGGACGCTACCGACGCGCTTAATCCGTTCGGCGAACTGCCGCTGCGCTGCGTCAACGAAAAAGGACGGATTATCTACTCCAAAAAATCATCCGAATGGATACCGCTGCTGAACGAAGCACCATCGATGGTAATCTTCTCTTTTCTTGGTCGACTAGATAGTCTTCAAAATTTAAAAGGCAATCTTGCCATCACCTACAAAGGGCTTGACGCACTTCGCAAGCGTAATGAAATCGTCTCTTTTCCGAGTGAAGAAGAATACCTTGAACACATGCAAACACGCATTCCAAATATTTCTGTCGTAGCTTCATCGATACGCAACGTGCATGAAATTGACGAAACATTAAGTGAACAGCTGGAGATTGAGATACCACTGAGCGATTTTGTACACCAAGGCGTGTTAAATTTCAACCCGATATTGATGAACTCGACCAGCAAAAATCCTTTTAATTTAACCGAACGCACGTACCAAGTTGATATGGGATCTAAACGCTACGTGACGCATAATGTCCATATTGAACTACCCGCCAACCTGCAAGTCAAATCTAGTCCGAAAAACCTGAATATGCGGTTACCTGACGAAGCTGCACGCTACAGTTACCAATCTGCATTGGAAGGCAACCGGTTAACATTTAAGCAAACCGTGGCGTTAAATAAAGCGATCTACTCGGTTGATGAGTACTTTCACCTTAAAGAATTTTATTCCAGAATTATACAGCAACAGCATCTAAATTTTGAGCTACAGAAAACAGACTAA
- a CDS encoding BamA/TamA family outer membrane protein: MRSHLIVLFFLIFSLPSAAQQIIIKDTITNRAKDTVPTFENLYDISDGFKDISRFIRRDTSKRVQKKRSGISILPNINYNPSIGFQIGAKVVGGLYLGDRSHTAMSTFATAVSYTTRGIMVGYLSHDTYTKHNKWNIKGGAVIAKMVALDYGMGMGNTIPTDIPQEEVLNNPQRNRYVNQYTVYSLNERLYKQLLPGMFVGAGVFIELKRNIRTLGEHQETPLAVYSDLTGYNPNSYNNNGLMFNWQYMTRDNPNSAYKGIYADVVLRMSQTWMGSAQESFQLQTDFRKYWQLSTERPNHVLAFWHWGSYNVAGKLAYLDLPGTGRDTYSRIGRGYTAGYFKGNSFFYSELEYRFPLLRNQFLSGVVFANVQTADDRLGTKLFQQWQPAAGTGLRLLFNKATRTNLCIDYAFGRFGQRGLFLGLNEAF, encoded by the coding sequence ATGCGCAGTCATTTAATCGTTCTGTTTTTCCTGATTTTTAGTCTTCCTTCCGCTGCACAGCAAATTATCATCAAAGACACGATTACCAATCGGGCGAAAGATACGGTTCCTACTTTTGAAAATCTTTACGATATCAGCGACGGATTTAAAGACATCAGTCGCTTCATCAGACGAGATACCTCCAAGCGTGTCCAGAAAAAACGTTCGGGTATCTCTATCTTACCCAATATCAATTACAATCCCAGTATTGGTTTCCAAATCGGCGCGAAAGTAGTTGGTGGATTATATTTGGGCGATCGCTCGCATACGGCCATGTCCACTTTTGCGACAGCCGTAAGCTACACAACACGCGGAATTATGGTGGGTTACTTATCGCATGACACCTACACCAAGCACAATAAATGGAATATTAAAGGCGGTGCGGTTATCGCCAAAATGGTTGCGCTGGATTACGGTATGGGCATGGGCAATACGATTCCTACGGATATTCCGCAAGAAGAAGTGCTGAACAATCCACAACGTAACCGGTATGTTAACCAGTATACGGTTTACAGCTTAAATGAGCGTCTTTACAAACAGTTGTTGCCAGGCATGTTTGTCGGCGCAGGTGTTTTTATCGAACTGAAACGTAACATCCGAACATTGGGCGAACATCAGGAGACGCCGCTAGCGGTTTACAGTGATCTAACGGGCTACAATCCCAACAGTTACAACAACAACGGTCTAATGTTTAACTGGCAATACATGACACGGGATAACCCAAACAGTGCATATAAAGGAATATACGCCGATGTCGTGTTGCGCATGAGTCAAACATGGATGGGAAGCGCGCAAGAATCTTTTCAATTACAAACGGATTTCCGGAAATATTGGCAATTGTCTACAGAACGGCCCAATCATGTCTTAGCATTTTGGCATTGGGGATCTTACAATGTAGCCGGTAAGCTTGCCTATCTTGATCTTCCCGGAACGGGCAGAGATACCTACTCCCGCATAGGCCGTGGTTACACCGCAGGATATTTTAAAGGCAATTCGTTCTTTTATTCCGAACTGGAATACCGTTTTCCCTTGCTTCGAAATCAGTTCTTAAGTGGCGTTGTCTTCGCCAATGTACAAACGGCCGACGATCGCTTAGGCACAAAATTATTTCAGCAATGGCAGCCGGCAGCTGGTACGGGTTTACGCTTATTGTTTAATAAAGCGACTCGCACCAATTTATGTATTGATTACGCTTTTGGACGGTTTGGCCAGCGGGGATTATTTCTTGGCTTGAATGAGGCTTTTTAA
- a CDS encoding TonB-dependent receptor: protein MGFSTFFFATITLCATAPLLANAQQQADTATIKPVTINAYFAEQPLLGLTASAQSLDATQIQRQQTTTLLPAINTVAGLRMEERSPGSYRLAMRGSLIRSPFGIRNTKIYLGEFPLTDAGGNTYLNLLDPNSIANIHILKGPDGSLYGANSGGVIRIDPNGFNTVADKKEIQLSAGSYGLFQQQLTIQEQVSEKYQFSIDQSFMRSDGYRDNTALLKKTVQTAHQWRYNPASSLQFFLLYADLGYRTPGGLTQAQMDENPRQSRPAAGASPGAKEQQAGIYNKTWYAGIAHQTNITQNLAHHISVFGSNTDLENPFITNYEIRSEKNLGLRTYLSLTGDNNRAFDWQMQLGLETQKGWNKIRNFDNDGGTATDLQYEDDLDNLQTSIFYRAMAKIAERWTVEGSLGLNRASIRYDRLLPADDIGVGDIDFGNIWMPRIATSYLLSKQAAVRASISKGYSAPTLAEVRSSDNSINQDLQAETGTNYEIGVRLETKNRRIVGDLAAYTYQMQNGIVRQLRDNGAEYYVNAGEMNQRGIEASLMVAIIQPKQSGVVRDLRYQGSLARNFYTFADYINGDNDFSGNKMTAVPDWTIANSLMFNFPKQIFLNVFHQYVSEMPLNDANSVYAEKYNLVQAKAGLTLPTSGRLSFQIFVGVDNLLNERYSLGNDINAFGNRFFNPAAPRNYYAGLKVAL from the coding sequence ATGGGCTTCTCTACATTTTTTTTTGCTACAATCACGCTATGCGCAACCGCTCCTTTACTCGCTAACGCACAACAACAAGCTGATACCGCCACGATCAAACCCGTCACAATAAATGCATACTTTGCCGAGCAGCCACTGCTCGGGTTGACTGCTTCTGCGCAATCGTTGGATGCAACACAGATACAGCGGCAGCAAACAACCACGCTCCTACCCGCCATCAATACGGTCGCTGGCCTGCGCATGGAAGAGCGCTCGCCCGGCAGTTATCGGTTGGCCATGCGCGGCAGCTTGATACGCTCGCCTTTTGGCATTCGCAACACCAAAATATATTTGGGAGAATTTCCCTTGACAGATGCGGGCGGAAACACCTACCTGAATTTACTGGATCCAAATAGCATCGCCAACATCCATATCTTAAAAGGGCCAGATGGCTCGCTTTACGGCGCTAATTCGGGCGGTGTTATACGGATTGATCCAAACGGATTCAACACGGTAGCCGACAAAAAAGAAATACAATTGTCTGCTGGCTCCTACGGACTTTTTCAGCAGCAACTGACCATACAAGAACAGGTTTCAGAAAAATATCAATTTTCGATTGATCAATCTTTTATGCGATCCGATGGCTACCGCGATAATACCGCGCTGTTGAAAAAAACGGTACAAACCGCTCACCAATGGCGCTACAATCCGGCGAGTAGCTTGCAGTTTTTCTTGCTATATGCCGATCTGGGCTATCGCACACCAGGCGGACTTACACAAGCGCAAATGGATGAAAATCCGCGCCAATCCAGACCAGCCGCTGGCGCAAGTCCGGGAGCTAAAGAGCAACAAGCAGGGATATACAACAAAACCTGGTATGCGGGCATAGCTCATCAAACCAACATCACGCAAAATTTAGCTCATCATATCAGTGTATTCGGATCAAATACCGATTTGGAAAATCCTTTTATCACCAATTACGAAATCCGGTCCGAAAAGAATTTAGGGCTACGCACCTATTTGTCATTAACAGGTGATAACAACCGTGCATTCGACTGGCAAATGCAATTGGGACTTGAGACGCAAAAAGGTTGGAACAAGATTCGCAACTTTGATAACGATGGCGGCACGGCGACGGATCTTCAATACGAGGATGATCTGGATAATCTCCAAACCAGCATTTTTTACCGGGCAATGGCCAAGATCGCTGAGCGCTGGACCGTCGAAGGCTCGTTGGGTTTAAACAGGGCATCCATCCGCTACGACCGATTGCTTCCAGCAGACGACATCGGTGTTGGCGATATAGATTTTGGAAACATTTGGATGCCGAGAATCGCGACATCTTATCTTTTGAGTAAGCAAGCCGCGGTTCGGGCCTCGATTTCGAAAGGGTATTCCGCGCCTACGCTGGCCGAGGTGCGCTCTTCGGATAACAGCATTAACCAAGATTTGCAAGCCGAAACCGGCACCAATTACGAAATTGGCGTACGCCTGGAAACGAAAAACAGACGAATCGTCGGCGATTTGGCGGCTTACACTTATCAAATGCAAAACGGTATCGTTCGTCAACTGCGTGATAATGGAGCGGAGTACTACGTCAATGCTGGTGAAATGAATCAGCGAGGTATCGAAGCCTCCCTAATGGTTGCGATTATCCAGCCGAAACAAAGCGGTGTAGTTCGCGATCTACGGTATCAAGGATCTTTGGCGCGCAATTTCTACACTTTTGCAGATTATATCAATGGCGATAACGATTTTTCCGGTAATAAAATGACCGCTGTACCCGATTGGACAATCGCTAACAGCCTGATGTTTAACTTTCCAAAGCAAATTTTCTTAAACGTCTTTCATCAGTATGTTTCAGAAATGCCGTTGAACGATGCAAACAGCGTTTATGCGGAAAAGTATAATCTTGTGCAGGCGAAGGCTGGCCTAACCCTGCCTACGTCAGGTCGTTTATCGTTCCAGATTTTTGTAGGTGTAGACAATCTTTTGAACGAACGTTACAGTTTGGGCAACGATATCAATGCGTTTGGAAATCGCTTCTTTAATCCGGCAGCGCCAAGAAACTACTACGCCGGACTAAAGGTCGCCTTATAA
- a CDS encoding DUF4180 domain-containing protein: MEIQGQQINQKNIASIATDAVVIQDVESAVDLIGNIYYQGYDALVLQQAQLTPAFFDLKTKLAGEVLQKFSNYRVQLAIIGDWQHLTSKSLQDFIRESNAGTRVFFVGSSEEALSKLSL, from the coding sequence ATGGAAATACAAGGTCAGCAGATCAATCAAAAAAATATAGCCAGCATAGCCACAGATGCGGTTGTCATCCAGGACGTAGAATCGGCCGTTGATTTGATTGGTAATATATATTATCAGGGCTACGACGCATTGGTTCTACAACAAGCGCAGCTTACTCCGGCATTTTTCGACCTCAAAACCAAGCTTGCCGGCGAAGTGCTGCAAAAATTTAGCAATTACCGTGTACAGCTGGCCATTATAGGCGATTGGCAGCACCTGACTTCCAAAAGCCTGCAAGATTTTATTCGGGAGAGCAACGCCGGCACACGCGTATTCTTCGTTGGTAGCAGCGAAGAAGCGCTATCCAAATTGAGTCTGTAA
- a CDS encoding class I SAM-dependent methyltransferase produces MTNSKLRCFFNYVSLRFNNIIMDHYSSFIDQLHASLQAEDFIKLSLGNYKGQEAGLKNIYVKLVLIKRARMLSFTFRYQTRDITKNYSIDEGLLEIKQWLRKDAFHAATLFTVLANVSCQLGKKADWFVKKDKPTAKSTASLAHDTQKDRKLQHGNKRYLQELRLTDTEGKVFKNAQDKWKQINHYIELLSSMLSELPAQEKLQVVDMGAGKGYLTFALYDYLRNVLDRDLSVVGVEYRADLVDLCNDIAKKSTFDGLSFVQGTIADYQPTAALNVLIALHACDTATDDAIAKGIAHGADLIVVAPCCHKQVRREMEKGKATNALDFLLQHGIFLERQAEMLTDGFRALIMEYFGYQTKVFQFVSDAHTPKNVLVVGVKKRVNAARQAEIKAKIEQSKAYFGIGYHHLERLLDVK; encoded by the coding sequence ATGACGAATAGCAAGCTACGCTGTTTTTTCAATTATGTATCTTTGCGCTTCAATAACATTATCATGGATCATTATTCTTCATTTATCGATCAGCTACACGCCAGTTTACAAGCGGAAGATTTTATCAAGCTCTCTTTAGGAAACTATAAAGGCCAAGAAGCTGGTCTAAAGAATATCTATGTAAAATTGGTGTTGATTAAAAGGGCGCGGATGCTGTCGTTTACTTTTCGCTATCAAACTAGGGATATCACGAAGAATTACAGTATCGATGAAGGGCTGCTTGAAATAAAGCAGTGGTTGCGCAAGGATGCTTTTCATGCGGCGACGCTGTTTACGGTATTGGCCAACGTGAGCTGCCAATTGGGGAAAAAAGCAGATTGGTTTGTAAAAAAGGACAAGCCTACGGCTAAATCGACGGCCTCGCTGGCGCACGATACGCAAAAGGATAGGAAGCTTCAGCACGGGAACAAACGTTATCTGCAAGAATTGCGCTTGACGGATACCGAAGGTAAGGTTTTTAAAAACGCGCAGGATAAGTGGAAACAGATAAACCATTACATTGAGTTGTTGAGCAGCATGCTAAGCGAATTGCCCGCCCAGGAGAAGCTACAGGTGGTGGATATGGGCGCCGGTAAGGGCTACCTGACGTTTGCGCTTTACGATTATCTGCGCAATGTGCTGGATAGAGATCTGTCGGTCGTCGGTGTAGAGTATCGGGCAGATCTTGTCGATCTTTGTAACGACATTGCAAAAAAGTCGACGTTTGATGGACTTTCTTTTGTACAAGGCACCATTGCCGATTATCAGCCGACGGCGGCGTTGAACGTGTTAATTGCCTTACACGCCTGTGATACGGCAACGGATGATGCCATTGCAAAAGGGATAGCGCACGGTGCCGATCTTATTGTGGTTGCTCCTTGTTGCCATAAACAGGTGCGGCGTGAAATGGAAAAAGGTAAGGCCACGAATGCGCTGGATTTTCTGCTGCAACACGGCATATTTTTAGAGCGACAAGCAGAAATGCTAACCGATGGCTTTCGGGCGCTAATCATGGAGTATTTCGGCTATCAAACAAAAGTTTTTCAATTTGTCTCCGATGCACACACGCCAAAAAATGTATTGGTCGTAGGCGTTAAAAAGCGTGTAAATGCGGCAAGACAGGCGGAAATAAAGGCAAAAATTGAGCAAAGTAAGGCTTACTTTGGTATAGGTTATCATCACCTGGAACGTCTATTAGACGTTAAATAG
- a CDS encoding Cof-type HAD-IIB family hydrolase, whose product MQYPTIKAVFFDIDGTLLSFTTHEVPESTKEAIKQLQSQGIKVIVSTGRSINSIDHIKQLDFDGFITFNGGYCVTTDHEVLFKQALDPRDIQSVLDYAKQKPLSFSFMSEQEITIYDVTPEIAGMYAHLNLPVPPLVNIDNVDTSSILQTNIFLGPEDEKAFMDTVMPNSVASRWTPLFADVNPKGQSKQVGIDIFCKHFGIELSQTMAFGDGGNDITMLKHVAVGVAMGNANPEVKEIADYVTSDVDQDGIWNALKHFQVL is encoded by the coding sequence ATGCAATACCCTACGATTAAAGCTGTCTTTTTTGACATCGACGGCACCCTGCTCAGTTTCACCACACACGAAGTTCCTGAATCGACGAAAGAAGCCATTAAGCAGCTTCAATCCCAAGGGATAAAAGTAATCGTCTCGACCGGTCGATCGATCAATAGTATCGACCATATCAAACAGTTGGATTTCGATGGTTTTATCACCTTCAACGGCGGCTACTGCGTAACGACCGATCATGAAGTACTCTTTAAGCAAGCTTTAGATCCGCGCGATATTCAATCGGTATTGGACTATGCCAAGCAAAAGCCGCTTAGCTTTTCGTTTATGTCCGAACAGGAAATTACAATCTACGATGTCACGCCGGAAATTGCGGGCATGTATGCCCATTTAAATCTGCCTGTTCCACCGTTGGTAAACATCGATAACGTCGATACAAGCAGTATCTTGCAAACCAATATCTTTTTGGGACCAGAAGATGAAAAAGCGTTTATGGATACCGTCATGCCAAACTCCGTAGCATCACGCTGGACTCCTTTATTTGCCGATGTGAATCCAAAAGGGCAAAGCAAACAAGTTGGTATTGATATTTTCTGTAAGCATTTTGGAATCGAGCTTTCGCAAACGATGGCTTTTGGCGACGGCGGCAACGACATCACCATGTTAAAACATGTGGCAGTCGGTGTAGCGATGGGCAATGCCAATCCGGAAGTAAAGGAAATAGCCGACTATGTCACGAGTGATGTCGACCAGGATGGTATCTGGAATGCTTTAAAACACTTTCAGGTGCTATAA
- the trxB gene encoding thioredoxin-disulfide reductase: MTNIEELEHLQCVIIGSGPAGYTAAIYAARADLKPVVYTGIVPGGQLTQTTEVDNFPGYPQGITGPIMMEDLKAQAERFGTDVRFGYATNVELATDGGVHKVQIDGNKWVSAETVIIATGATAKWLGLPSEEKYNGFGVSACAVCDGFFFKGQDVAIVGAGDTAAEEATYLAKLCRKVYMLVRRDEFRASKAMVHRVNNTANIEVLYNTETEEILGNEQGVNGVRVVNNETNEKKILDVTGFFVAIGHKPNTELFQGVLEMDETGYLITKGDSTATNIPGVFACGDVQDHVYRQAITAAGTGCMAALEAERYLAAKESGE; the protein is encoded by the coding sequence ATGACAAATATAGAAGAACTGGAGCACTTACAGTGCGTAATTATTGGTTCTGGTCCTGCTGGATATACAGCGGCCATCTATGCTGCTCGTGCGGATTTAAAACCGGTAGTCTATACGGGAATCGTGCCGGGCGGACAGCTTACGCAAACGACAGAAGTGGATAATTTTCCGGGATATCCGCAAGGTATCACGGGACCAATCATGATGGAAGATCTGAAAGCTCAAGCGGAACGTTTTGGTACGGATGTGCGTTTTGGTTATGCAACCAACGTAGAGTTGGCGACCGATGGCGGTGTACACAAGGTGCAGATCGACGGCAATAAGTGGGTAAGTGCAGAGACGGTAATTATCGCTACCGGCGCAACGGCAAAATGGTTGGGTTTACCTTCCGAAGAAAAATACAATGGTTTTGGCGTGTCGGCATGTGCCGTATGTGATGGTTTCTTTTTTAAAGGACAAGACGTTGCGATCGTGGGCGCCGGCGATACGGCAGCAGAAGAAGCGACGTATTTGGCAAAGTTGTGCCGCAAAGTGTATATGTTAGTGCGTCGTGATGAGTTTCGTGCTTCCAAAGCGATGGTGCACCGCGTAAACAATACAGCAAACATTGAGGTATTGTACAATACCGAAACCGAAGAAATTTTGGGAAATGAACAAGGTGTGAATGGCGTTCGGGTGGTAAACAACGAAACGAACGAGAAAAAAATCCTGGATGTGACTGGTTTTTTTGTAGCAATTGGGCATAAACCAAACACTGAATTATTTCAAGGCGTATTAGAAATGGACGAAACCGGGTATTTAATTACCAAAGGCGACAGCACGGCAACCAATATTCCGGGCGTATTTGCTTGTGGCGATGTGCAGGATCATGTGTACCGTCAAGCGATTACGGCGGCAGGTACAGGTTGTATGGCAGCTTTAGAGGCCGAACGTTATCTTGCCGCGAAAGAGAGCGGTGAGTAG
- a CDS encoding 3'-5' exonuclease: MELQLKRPLAFFDLETTGVNIAVDRIVELSILKVLPGGQEEVLTTRVNPEMPIPAESSLFHGLHDEDVKGLAPFRERAAEIRDFIGDADLAGYNSNKFDVPMLMEEFLRAGVDFSLEGRAFVDVQNIFHQMEQRTLKAAYKFYCDSNLDNAHTAEADVRATYEVLKAQLGKYEGASFEDKHGNVSVPVVNDVQALHKFTNLSNPVDFAGRLVYDEDGDPCINFGKHKGRKVTQVFEVEPSYYAWMQNGDFPLYTKKVLADLWNTFRNKKKEQREVSATATDKKKEVKKEQQQPKAEQQTKPITSDMLKELQGKFGK, from the coding sequence ATGGAATTACAATTAAAACGCCCGTTGGCTTTTTTTGACTTAGAAACTACGGGTGTTAACATAGCTGTGGATCGTATCGTTGAATTGTCCATATTGAAAGTGTTGCCCGGAGGGCAGGAGGAGGTGTTGACTACACGCGTGAATCCCGAAATGCCTATTCCGGCAGAGTCATCCCTGTTTCATGGCTTGCACGACGAGGATGTAAAAGGACTTGCGCCGTTTCGTGAACGTGCGGCCGAGATTCGCGATTTTATTGGCGATGCAGATTTAGCTGGCTACAATTCGAATAAGTTCGATGTGCCAATGCTTATGGAAGAGTTTTTACGAGCAGGCGTTGATTTTTCGTTGGAAGGGCGCGCCTTTGTCGATGTGCAAAACATTTTTCACCAAATGGAACAGCGCACCTTGAAAGCTGCTTATAAGTTTTATTGCGATAGCAATTTGGATAACGCGCACACGGCGGAAGCCGATGTACGCGCTACATACGAAGTATTAAAAGCCCAATTGGGTAAATATGAAGGCGCATCTTTTGAAGATAAGCACGGCAACGTATCAGTGCCTGTTGTAAACGATGTACAAGCCTTACATAAATTTACGAACCTCAGTAATCCGGTAGATTTTGCGGGTCGTTTGGTCTACGACGAAGATGGAGACCCGTGCATAAATTTCGGTAAGCATAAAGGGCGTAAAGTAACGCAGGTGTTTGAAGTAGAGCCAAGTTATTACGCCTGGATGCAAAACGGCGATTTTCCGTTGTACACCAAAAAGGTGTTGGCAGATTTGTGGAATACCTTCCGCAACAAAAAGAAAGAGCAACGTGAAGTCAGCGCCACAGCAACTGATAAGAAAAAAGAAGTAAAAAAGGAACAGCAGCAACCGAAAGCAGAACAGCAGACAAAACCCATTACATCGGATATGTTGAAAGAGCTGCAAGGGAAGTTTGGTAAATAA
- a CDS encoding SRPBCC family protein, whose protein sequence is MTIIQNAIDINKPVAEVYRFLADLNNHEALMPDNIYNWSSTEDEARFTIKNMTKLALRISQRVENKELVCVPAEEAPFAITLRWKLDAQSENVTNAAFVIEAELNMMMKMMASGPLQKLVDHQVSKLKEVLG, encoded by the coding sequence ATGACAATCATTCAAAACGCCATCGATATCAATAAGCCTGTTGCGGAAGTATACCGTTTTCTGGCAGATCTTAACAACCATGAAGCGTTGATGCCGGATAACATTTACAATTGGTCATCAACGGAAGACGAAGCGCGCTTTACGATCAAAAATATGACGAAGCTGGCCTTGCGTATCAGCCAACGTGTGGAGAATAAAGAGCTCGTGTGCGTGCCCGCTGAGGAGGCGCCGTTCGCGATTACTTTACGTTGGAAACTGGATGCACAAAGCGAAAACGTGACCAATGCTGCATTTGTTATTGAGGCAGAACTCAATATGATGATGAAGATGATGGCCTCTGGACCATTGCAGAAATTGGTTGATCATCAGGTCAGTAAGTTAAAAGAAGTACTGGGTTAG
- the pyrE gene encoding orotate phosphoribosyltransferase produces the protein MNNLNEVEQKIAESLLQIKAIKLQPKSPFTWASGWKSPIYCDNRITLSHPAIRTYIRQKLSQLIQEEFGTVEMISGVATAGIPQGVLVAQDLGLPFTYVRSSAKDHGRQNLIEGEVVSGQRVVVIEDLISTGKSSLQAVEALRAAGCNVVGLVSIFTYGFDAAVRNFAEAKCPFFSLCNYDALIKVAVTNSYVLESDVALLEQWRRDPANWTAE, from the coding sequence ATGAATAATTTAAATGAGGTTGAACAAAAAATTGCTGAATCCTTATTGCAAATTAAAGCAATAAAATTACAACCTAAAAGTCCTTTTACATGGGCGTCTGGTTGGAAGTCTCCAATTTATTGTGATAATCGTATTACCTTATCACATCCCGCTATCCGTACCTACATCCGTCAGAAGCTTTCCCAACTTATCCAAGAAGAATTTGGTACCGTAGAAATGATTTCTGGTGTAGCAACAGCAGGAATACCGCAGGGTGTGTTGGTCGCGCAAGATTTAGGCTTGCCGTTTACCTATGTGCGTAGCAGCGCAAAAGATCACGGTCGTCAAAACCTGATCGAAGGCGAGGTCGTCAGTGGCCAGCGTGTGGTAGTGATCGAAGATTTAATTTCAACCGGAAAAAGTAGTTTGCAGGCCGTAGAGGCCCTTCGCGCAGCAGGATGTAATGTCGTCGGCCTCGTTTCCATCTTTACTTACGGTTTTGATGCGGCTGTACGCAATTTTGCCGAAGCGAAATGCCCATTCTTTAGCTTATGTAATTACGATGCCTTGATTAAGGTTGCTGTAACGAATAGCTATGTGTTGGAATCTGATGTGGCATTGCTTGAGCAGTGGCGAAGAGATCCGGCTAATTGGACAGCAGAATAA